From one Thermatribacter velox genomic stretch:
- the pth gene encoding aminoacyl-tRNA hydrolase, producing the protein MPYLVVGLGNPGEKYALTRHNVGFRVVDRIACKEKVCFSKTPYYCFSIFKTGNQEVFLIKPLTYMNRSGVAMQAFLEDQAFTVDDPQKIIVVHDEIDLPPGTLRIKRGGGTAGHRGLNSLVEALNTQDFVRVRVGIGKPERKEFMVDYVLGIPSDAQEMLLLERAEQKAVEAIYCILQEGIQKAMNIYNAKREELSEESSDAKI; encoded by the coding sequence GTGCCCTATCTTGTGGTAGGTCTGGGTAACCCAGGTGAAAAATACGCCCTTACCCGGCACAACGTGGGTTTTCGAGTGGTGGATAGGATTGCCTGCAAGGAAAAAGTTTGCTTTTCGAAAACCCCTTATTACTGCTTTTCTATCTTTAAGACCGGCAACCAAGAGGTGTTTCTGATAAAACCACTGACCTATATGAACCGAAGTGGTGTGGCCATGCAGGCCTTCCTGGAAGACCAGGCCTTTACAGTTGATGACCCCCAAAAGATAATCGTGGTTCATGACGAAATCGACCTTCCACCAGGTACCCTGCGCATTAAAAGGGGCGGTGGCACTGCTGGCCATCGAGGTCTTAATTCTCTGGTCGAAGCCTTGAACACTCAGGACTTTGTGAGAGTGAGGGTGGGAATAGGCAAACCTGAACGCAAAGAGTTCATGGTTGATTACGTTCTGGGCATCCCCAGCGATGCCCAGGAAATGCTACTCCTTGAGCGAGCAGAGCAAAAAGCCGTGGAGGCAATTTACTGCATCTTGCAAGAAGGCATTCAGAAAGCAATGAACATTTACAACGCAAAGAGGGAGGAACTGAGCGAAGAAAGTAGCGATGCAAAAATCTGA